One Papaver somniferum cultivar HN1 chromosome 10, ASM357369v1, whole genome shotgun sequence genomic window carries:
- the LOC113316688 gene encoding uncharacterized protein LOC113316688 → MAGPMKVDTRFSVVDAPLPYNAIIGRRWVHRLKRVEATYHQYLMFPTPEEEMEIKGDQVTAKECHVQQNQLNIEQEEERTGNNKSESKDKSIDQYLEEISGKIMTKSNAAMNIEANTSDDILVTGSSTSAINNLLADLSKEFAIKDLGELHFFLGIQASRNSAGLHLFQEQYISNLLHKTKMTFSEPYSTPFAAPTGLDTSPLFDDPTLYRSVVGALQYANITLHDISFAVNKACQHMQSPTEAHWTAVKRILRYLQGTLGFGLHFKCSSYLQVQAFSDVDWAGDSTDRRSTGGMEIFLGPNLIS, encoded by the exons ATGGCAGGACCGATGAAGGTGGACACCAGATTCAGTGTGGTCGATGCACCATtaccttacaacgccatcattGGCCGACGATGGGTACACCGGCTTAAAAGGGTTGAGGCAACATACCATCAATATCTCATGTTCCCAACTCCTGAAGAAGAGATGGAAATCAAAGGAGATCAAGTCACTGCGAAGGAATGCCATGTCCAGCAAAACCAACTCAACATTGAACAAGAGGAAGAACGAACGGGAAACAACAAATCAGAATCCAAAGATAAATCAATTGATCAATACCTCGAGGAAATATCCGGAAAAATTATGACGAAGAGTAACGCAGCCATGAATATTGAAGCCAATACTTCAG atgacattcTTGTGACAGGAAGCTCTACATCAGCAATAAATAATCTTCTTGCTGATCTCAGTAAAGAATTTGCAATCAAGGATCTTGGTGAGCTTCATTTCTTCTTAGGCATTCAAGCATCCAGAAACTCTGCAGGACTTCATCTATTTCAGGAGCAATATATCTCCAACTTACTTCATAAAACAAAGATGACATTTTCCGAGCCATATTCTACACCATTTGCTGCTCCAACTGGTCTTGACACTTCTCCATTGTTTGATGATCCTACATTGTATAGAAGTGTTGTTGGTGCTCTGCAATATGCTAATATCACCTTGCATGATATTTCTTTTGCAGTCAATAAAGCTTGTCAACATATGCAGTCTCCAACAGAAGCTCACTGGACTGCAGTTAAGAGAATTCTGCGCTATTTACAAGGTACTCTTGGCTTTGGCCTTCATTTTAAATGCTCTAGTTATCTGCAAGTTCAAGCCTTTTCTGATGTTGATTGGGCTGGTGACTCAACTGATAGAAGATCCACTGGTGGAATGGAAATTTTTCTTGGACCCAATCTGATCTCCTAG